AACAAGAATGAAAATATTATCTATTTGTGCAAGTGGTGCTGGTACTAGTATGATTATGAAAACAAAAATCAAAAAATTAGTGGATAATTTAGGTATAGAGGTTGAAGAAATTAAATCATTAGGTTTAGAAGAAGCAAAAAAAGCTTTAGATAAATTTGATTTAGTATTTGTTTCAGATAAATTAGCTAAAGAATTAGGAGAAAATCCAAAACTTAGAACTGTTAAAAATTTATTAGATGATGCTGAACTTGAAGCACACTTAAGAAATCTATAATAATCTTTTTACATATAATCGGGAATGGTATAAAGTATATCATTCTTTTTTTTATATATATTTTAACTAGTAACAATTTTATAACAATGATATAATATACATAAATAAGATTCAAGGGGTGAAATAATTTGTGAAAGGGCTGATTCTAAAAAAGAAAATATGGGTTTAACTTCTTGGGAAGGAGAAGAAGTTAAAAAATCAGAGATTAAAATAGCTAAAAACTATTTAATTAAAGAAGAGTTAGAAATTTTAAATAGGATAGTTTCGGTGTATTTAGATGTTGCATAATTACAAGTACTAAATCAAATACCTATGAATATGAAAGATTGATTAGTAGCTATAGATGATTATCTTATAATGACAAGAAGAGAAATATTAACTTATGATGGTAAAATTACACGTGAGAAAGCTATTGAAAAAGCAGAATTAGAATATA
This Pseudostreptobacillus hongkongensis DNA region includes the following protein-coding sequences:
- the rhuM gene encoding RhuM family protein; this translates as MCERADSKKENMGLTSWEGEEVKKSEIKIAKNYLIKEELEILNRIVSVYLDVA
- a CDS encoding PTS sugar transporter subunit IIB, whose protein sequence is MKILSICASGAGTSMIMKTKIKKLVDNLGIEVEEIKSLGLEEAKKALDKFDLVFVSDKLAKELGENPKLRTVKNLLDDAELEAHLRNL